TACATTCTCGAAATCGACTGAATTATGGAGTCAATCCTCAGAAAACTCAGAGTAGAAGTAAATTCAAATCTATACCTCAAGGATCCATTTAGTTCGGATTTAGGGACCTCTATTGTTCAATCAGCTGCTCAGTTGTTGCTGGAGGTGGGGTTGGAGAATTTTACCTTTAAAAAGTTAGCCTCTCATATTGGTAGTACTGAAGCCGCGATTTATCGCTATTTTGAGAATAAGCACAAGGTACTTTTATACCTGAATGCTTGGTATTGGGCTTGGATGGAGTATAATTTGGTCTATGCCACTGCTAATTTAAAGGATCCAGAAGAGCGCTTGGCTGTGGGTCTAAAATTGATGGTATTAGGCCCGGTATA
Above is a window of Algoriphagus sanaruensis DNA encoding:
- a CDS encoding TetR/AcrR family transcriptional regulator, yielding MESILRKLRVEVNSNLYLKDPFSSDLGTSIVQSAAQLLLEVGLENFTFKKLASHIGSTEAAIYRYFENKHKVLLYLNAWYWAWMEYNLVYATANLKDPEERLAVGLKLMVLGPVYPQNDHLDPLVLRQLVIHESLKAYLTKSVDEEEESGMFSQVYKFSERISSIITEINPEYEFPKTLVSTVLEASLLQSFNAMHLPNLTDQAMGVEQRFNFFHQLVTKTINNG